The nucleotide sequence atatttccaagtcgggatggtgtgagacttggaggggaacgtgaaggtggtgttgttcccatgtacctgctgctcttgtccttctaggtggtaaaggtcgcgggtttgggagatgctgtcgaagaagccttggcgagttgctgcagtgcatcctgtggatggtacacactgcagccactgtgcgtcggcggtgaagggagtgaatgtttagggtggtggatggggtgccaatcaagcgggctgctttgtcctggatggtgtcgagcttcttaagtgttgttggagctgcactcatccaggcaagtggagaatattccatcacactcctgacttgtgccttgtagatggtggaaaggctttggggagtcaggagatgagtcacttgctgcagaatacctggcctctgacctgctcttgtagccacagtatttatatggctggtccagttaagtttctggtcaatggtgacccccccaggatgttgatggtgcgggattcggcgatggtaatgccgttgaatgttaaggggaggtagttagacactctcttgttggagatggtcattgcctggcacttgtctggtgcgaatgttacttaccacttatcagcccaagcctggatgttgtccaggtcttgctgcatgcgggctcggactgcttcattatttgaggggttgcgaatggaactgaacactctgcaatcatcagcgaacatccccatttctgaccttatgatggagggaaggtcattgatgaagcagctgaagatggttgggcctaggacactgccctgaggaactcctgcagcaatgtcctggggctgagatgattggcctccaacaaccactgccatcttcctttgtgctaggtatgacttcagccactggagagttttccccctgattcccattgacttcaattttactcgggctccttggtgccacacacggttaaatgctgccttgctgtcaagggcagtcactctcacctcacctctggaattcagctcttttgtccatgtttggaccaaggctgtaatgaggtctgaatccatgtggtcctggcagaacccaaactgaacatcggtgagcaagttattggtgagtaagtgccgcttgatagcactgtcgacgacaccttccatcactttaatgATGAtcaagagtaggctgatggggcagtaattggccagattggatttgtcctgctttttgtggacaggacatagctgggcaattttccacattgtcgggtagatgccagtgttgtagttgtactggaacacttggctagaggcgcagctcattctggagcacaagtcttcagcactacagccgggatgatgtcggggcccatagcctttgctgtattcagtgcactcggccatttcttgatatcacgtggagtgaatcgaattggctgaagactggcttctgtgatggtggggttatctggaggaggccgagatggatcatccacttggcacttctaacTAAATTGTcgacctggattatgggctcaagtctctggagtgggacccatGATCTTccgtctcagaggcgagagtgctgcccactgagccacggttgacacctGAGAGTTCCTGGTTTGAGTATTTAGGTTATTTCATGAAAATAACTTTTTGCACAAAGAGCTGTTAGAATATGGAATACATTACCACAAGTTGCCACTGAAGTCAAGCTAatgtcatttaaaagggaatcagataaataGTTAAAGGAAAAGATTGGAGCAAAGTAGGATTATAGTAGATACCTCCGATGTGGAGCTGGCAATTGCACAATGGGTCACATAGCCTCCTGCGCTGAAAGTTTGTTACGGAAAAGGAGACAACACTGCATCATGAAAGATATCATTGTATGTAACACCGGCATATTCTGTTCTCTCCAGGGAGTTAACGTTAATTGACCTGTGGTGTTGCACATCAGGAGTCGAGCCCAAGTGCAGTCTTCAGCTGAAGCTGAGCAAGGGATTATTGGACCAGACTGTGCGGCTATAATTCTATCCTTATTTTTTTATGTTTCCATTAGAggttcctatgtccatatttataatggaaattgcctatgtaaacttgtcacgttgtAATTACCCTCCTGCCAGAAGTGACGCTGCAGCCTCTTCACTAGCAGGAGTATAACtgcagtgggaatagttttttggaaattcattcatgggatgtgggcgtcgctggcaaggccagcatttattgcccatccctaattgcccttgagaaggtggtcgtgagccgccttctggtggtgaaggttctcccacagtgctgttaggttggcagttccaggattttgacccagctacaatgaaggaacggcgatatatttccaagttaggatggtgtgtgacttggaggggaacgtgcaggtggtggtgttcccatgtgcctgctgcccttgtccttctaggtggtagaggtcgcgggtttgggaggtgctgtcgaagaagccttggcgagttgctgcagtgcatcttgtagagtgcgctggtggtggagggagtgaatgtttaaggtggtggatggggtgccaatcaaatgggctgtttTGTctttgatggtgtcgagcttcttgagtgttgttggagctgcactcatccaggtaagtggagagtattccatcacactcttgacttgtgccttgtagatggttggaaggctttggggagtcaggaggtgagtcactcgttggaGAATACCCAGgccctgacttgctcttgtagccacagtatttatgtggctggtccagttaagtttctggccaatgctgacccccaggatgttgatggtgggggattcggcgatggtaatgccattgaatgtcaagagtagatggttagactcttgttggagatagtcgttgtctggcacgaatgttacttgcctcttaatcaacccaagcccggatgttgtccaggtcttgctgcatgcaggcacggactgcttcattatctgaggggttgcaaatcgaactgaacactgtgcaatcatcagcgaacatccccacttctgaccttgtgatggatggaaggtcatagatgaagcagctgaagatggttaggcctaggacactgccctgaggaactcctgcagtgatgtcctgaggctgagatgattggcctcgaacaacctctaccatcttcctttgtgctaggtatgactccagccactggagagttttccccctgattcccattgacttcaattttacttgggctccttggtgccacacttggtcaaatgctgccttgatgtcaagggcagtcactctcacctcacctcacctctggaattcagctctcttgtcctcgtttggaccaaggctgtaatgtctggagccgagtggccatGGCAGAAtcccaactgagcatcggtgagcaggtattTGGTGAgtaaagtgctgcttgatagcactgtcgacgacaccgtccatcatttTGCCGATTgagtgagagtagactgatggggtggaaattggctggattggatttgtcctgctttttgtggacaggacatacctgggcaattttccactttgttgggtagatgccaatgttgtagctgtactggaacagcttggctagaggcacggctagttctggagcacaaatcttcagtactacagctggcatgttgtcagggcccatagcctttgctgtatccagtgcactcagctgtttgttgatatgacgtggagtgaatcgaattggctgaagactggtttctgtgatggtgatgatctcgagaggaggccgatttgtatcatccactcggcacttctggatgaaaaggttgcaaacgcttcagccttgtcttttgcactcacgtgctgggctctgccatcattgaggatggggatgtttgcggagcctcctcctccccttagttgtttaattgtccaccaccattcacttgatctgatctgttggttgtggaatcgcttagctctgtctatagcatgctgcttccgctgtttagcattcatgtagtcctgtgttgtagcttcaccaggttggcaccttattttttaggtacgcctggtgctgctcctggcatgctcttctacactcctcagtgaaccaggattgatcccctggcttgttggtgatggtagagtgaggaatatgccaggccatgaggttacagattgtggtggaatacaattctgctgatggcccacagcacctcatggatgcccagttttgaggagCTAGATCTGgtctgaatttatcccaattcgcattgtagtagtgccacacaacacggtgtcctcagtgtgaagatgggacttggtctccacaaggaccatgcggtggtcactcccaccaataccgtcatggacaggtgcatctgcgacaggtaggttagtgaggacgaggtcaagtaagtttttccctcgtgttggttttctcaccacctgctgcaggcccagtctggcagctatgtccttcaggactctgcctgcttggtcagtaatggtgctaccgagccacacttggtgatggatattgaagtcccccacccggagtacattctgtgcccttgctaccctcagtgcttcctccaagtggtgttcaacatggaggaggactgattcatcagctgagggagggcagtaggtggtaatcagcaggaggttttcttgtccatgtttgacctgataccatgaaatggggtccggagtcaatgttgaggactcccagggccactccctcctgactgtatatcactgtaccgccacctctggtgggtctgtcctgccggtgggacaggacatacccagggatggtgatggaggagtctgtgacgttggctgaaaagtatgattctgtgagtatggctatgtcaggctgttgcttgactagtctgtgggacagctctcccaattttggcacaagtccccagatgttaatgaggaggactttgcagggtcaactgggctcgATTTGCCTTTGCCTTTGTTGGGTCCAGTCCCTAGTGTTATTACtttttgtagtgggattgtacaactgagtggtttgctaggccatttcacagggcagttaagaatcaaccacattgctgtgggtctggagtcacatataggcccagaccgggtaaggacggcaggcttccttccttaaaggacattagtgaaccagatgggtttttacgacaatccggtagtttcatggtcaccatttgcACAGGcagtttcattataaatgtgagcataggaatttataacagaATAAGTTCACAAGTATGTGCAGACGCAAGatttataattaataaatatGGATATGTGCAAAATGCTGTCTTGATAAGTTTTTGTTTAACTCTTTTGAAGTTTCAAGTCGTCCCGTGCAATGAAACGCAAGTTCTCTTTGTAAATACAGGCCTACGATCAGCATTTGAACATGATTTTGGGAGATGTCGAAGAAACTGTTACGACTGTAGAAATTGATGAGGAAACGTACGAGGAGATATATAAAGTAAGTGCCTGCGTCTCCGTTCTGCCCTTTCCCCCTTGTGTTTATGATTTCATGCTCGTTGAAAAGAGTTCTACCTCCTATCATGGAACGTTGGGACTTCAGCATGTGACTTCAAATAGTTGGACAGTGTGTtcttctaccccctcccccccccagcactTTGTATTCAATCTCTGCTGTACTCATATGGAAGATGCTGTGGATTCCTAGCCCCTCCCAGGTAGAGGGATGGGTGGGATTTGAGGGGTTACACTCCTGTCAAGTCTTTACCAGTTCTTGGTTGAACCCTTGCGGTAGTGAAAGCCTGGGAACAGCACACCTGGGTGATGTGACTCAGTATTTCCTGTATGTAGAGAGCAGGTGACTGGTTACCAGCCCTGAACAAAAAACAATCTACCTTATCTACTGTAGTTAACAAAACACTTAAGGGTGTAGAAGGCTTGCTAGGCATCGTGGGTTGTTCCTTTCCTGTTGTTCTAGTGGAATTTCCAGAGAACATACTGGAATATGAAGAGTTGAGCAAAAGGCCAGACAGCTCATCAATCACACTCCTTCCACAGTCTATTCATTGCTTCCTCAGTCTTGGGCACTTTTCCATATGTACTTACTGGACCTGGAAGCACTTTTGAGCTCAAAAGCTTTACGTCTACAAAAGTGTTTCTGGAAACTCCCATGTATTTGAGAAGACTTCCACACGTGTCCTTGAAATACCCCAGAATACATTCAGTTGTTTTGTCGATAGTTGTTCCCCAGCATTTCTACCTCCttttaaaacaaagtgctggCCCTGTTCCCTAAGGGGCAGACGATTGTAAACTCTCCAATTGTGGGTTGTGACTGAATGAATGGTTTATGAAAACTGCAAACACATTGTGACTTGTATATCAGATTTTGCCTCAGGCTAACCCGACTGTAGATCTCCTGATCGGAGACCTAGTCAGTGCAAGGAGCAGCGTTAACCCCTTGTTGGGTACTCATTACACCAGGGTCCTTCATACATCATCTCACTTTTGACTCCAGATTGGTTCAACTCTGGTTGTATCGTCAGGTTCACCAGTTCTTTGAGGCCCCTGCTGCCACTGTGTTGACGCACTGTTTAAAGGCACTCTGCGTGCAGCACGAAGCAGCAGGTAAAGTAACCTGGAATACCTGACTCGCAAGAAGATTAAGTCTTGACAAGGTGCTTGTGTGTTCGCGTCACTCATTAACCTTTTGTCAAGAGCCACAAAACTAAGCAGTATCTCGCCTGAGTGCCACTCTGGCACACTGCCACAGAGGGCAGTTGATGAGTGCAAGCCAATAACTTTCCCCCTACGGGCAGGGTGCGGTTAAAAACCCTTGGACAAATATTTCTGTTTAAGGTTTGCAAGCTGGGACGTGCTCAACAAATAGCATTTTGTTGCTGGCCTTTTGCTGAAGAGCCTGAAAAGGTGACTGAACTGCACTGAGTGCCACCTCAGTGAACAAGGCAATGGATGAAGCTGAGGGAGCAACAAGTCTACTGAGTGCTACAGATAATAgtgggggttgccaaccctccaggattgccctggagtctccaggaattgaagattaatcttcaggacactgctgcgagcaaaaaccccGGAAAAAAATCGAGTCATTAAACAAAATTAgtgtttctgttttcattttcatctattaattataaaaatattggagatggggaaaatagGCTGTTTCACTGACAGACAAGATTAATCCCACTGGGTAACAAAgactgttccctttccaattggccgtgggaaggcagcaTGCCGAGGGGATGGACCAGTAGTGGGAGCAGGACAGTTCGTGGCGGGaggtcacgtgatcaaacctccaggaatacacccaagcAGGGATGGCAACCCCGTAGATGAGCGGAAGGTGAAATACAAGTGGGCCCCCGTGTTATAAGTACCAGTGACCTCGTCTGTTTTGAATTGGGAATACTGTAACTCACCTGAGACCTCTAGTGGCAACGAAAGTTCTGCAGCAATTCAACCGCACGGCAGCATTTCGAGTTCTGTACTTGGGCTTGTTGATCGCGCCCTCCCAGCCAACGCCGCCCGGTGCACGTTTAAAACACTGGATCCCATGGCTTTAAATGTCCTGTGTATAGAGCGCGTAGATAAACAGCAGGCAAGCAGCCTCCACTCCTGCAAGTAAATGCCTTAATCcgtcaaaaaaaaaatgatctcaAACTTTTCTTCTTTTCCTTTTGCTCCCCAGTCCACCAAGAGAAATATCCCAATGCTGTTTGTCCGGGGCGATGGTGTTGTTCTTGTGGCTCCTCCTCTAAGAGTCGTTTAAACCCAACCGAACTGAACACTATGGACTGAACTTCAACATGTGATTATAATTTTCAGTTGATTGAGAAAAATGCTCCGATATTGTTTTTATTGAACATACTTCGAAGTTTCAATACCAAGGGCCGatgtatgcttttttttacagATTATTTTTTAAGAGGAGTGTCCAGCTTGGGCTCTTGAGACGTAAATACAGTATTTTCATTTGATTTAATAAAGATTAACGCTCAACTTCTACGATTCAATTTTAAGCCACACTTTTGTTCACCTAGTGGACTCAACTTCTTTCTCTCTAGCCCAGTGTGGTCCAATAGAAACCGCTGACTAGCCCCAGGTGAGGCTATGGGTGACACCCTTCTGGCCACCTGccctaattttagtagaaaacacctcccacacaatacaggtaaatgtgctTCACACCTGGATATTTACTGAACAAACATCTACCGCCTTTCAGCAACCAAGGAAGCAAAGCACTTACAATGATCAAAAAAACATTCACGCACAAAAAaaccgatgcatttaaggggaggctagataagcacatgagggagaaaggaatggacgggtatgctgatagggtgagatgaagaagggagggaggaggctcgtgtggagcatgacaaccggcatcgaccagttgggccgaatggcctgtttctgtgctctacattcTATATAACATTGGTGTGCTCTGCTTACtgttttaccaacaaacacacaaaaagattAAAGTTCACAGGCATAGGCCGTGTGAATGAGTAATGAGATCACTTGACCAACGACTGTCTATtcctcaatttttatttattaatcGCAGCCGCATGTGGCTAGTGGTTAACGTATtggacatggaatcatagaaaggttacagcgtggaaggaggccattcggcccatcgagtctgtgccggctctatgcaagagcaatccagctggtcccgctcccctgccctttccccgtagccttgcaaatttttttcctttcacgtactgatccagttcccttttgaaggccatgattgaatctgcctccaccaccccctcag is from Heptranchias perlo isolate sHepPer1 chromosome 17, sHepPer1.hap1, whole genome shotgun sequence and encodes:
- the lsm3 gene encoding snRNA-associated Sm-like protein LSm3 isoform X2, which produces MADEVEQPQTTNTVEEPLDLIRLSLDERIYVKMRNDRELRGRLHAYDQHLNMILGDVEETVTTVEIDEETYEEIYKSTKRNIPMLFVRGDGVVLVAPPLRVV
- the lsm3 gene encoding snRNA-associated Sm-like protein LSm3 isoform X1, which produces MSHSGCLLVQPQTTNTVEEPLDLIRLSLDERIYVKMRNDRELRGRLHAYDQHLNMILGDVEETVTTVEIDEETYEEIYKSTKRNIPMLFVRGDGVVLVAPPLRVV